One segment of Micromonospora parathelypteridis DNA contains the following:
- a CDS encoding MFS transporter, translating into MTGVQEARPRGLRRWAIDVRPLRVPAYRRLWLGNTVAMFGFQFTAVAVPVEMYALTRDSFWVGLLGVAAFVPLLIFGLWGGAVADARDRRAVLLGGSVLLWASTLGLLVQALLNVGSPVLLLALMALQSVAFAITSPARSAMLPRLVPDDLVPAASTLNYTTFTAASVAGPLVAGLILSASPDTTVVLPIAYGVDAVLFTAMLWAALRLPALPPEPTADGQVRRAGLASVVDGFRYLATTPVLLLSFGVDLIAMILAMPRALFPEIAHERFGGGGAVGLLYSAIAIGSMIGGLTSGWIGRLRRQGLGLVLAVVAWGVAIAAAGLAHQLWLMVLLLAVAGAADLVSAVLRQSMMLVYAPDRMRGRLQGVNTVVVAGGPRLGDLRAGTMAAGFGGGVAWVAGGLASAVLVVVLAVAFPALLRYRAATASSGDRT; encoded by the coding sequence GTGACGGGTGTGCAGGAGGCTCGGCCGCGCGGACTGCGTCGCTGGGCTATCGACGTACGGCCGCTGCGCGTGCCCGCGTACCGGCGGCTCTGGCTCGGCAACACCGTGGCGATGTTCGGGTTCCAGTTCACCGCCGTCGCGGTTCCGGTGGAGATGTACGCCCTGACCCGGGACTCGTTCTGGGTGGGCCTGCTGGGCGTGGCGGCCTTCGTACCGTTGCTGATCTTCGGGCTCTGGGGTGGCGCGGTCGCCGACGCCCGTGACCGCCGTGCCGTGCTGCTCGGCGGGTCGGTGCTGCTCTGGGCGTCCACCCTCGGGCTGCTGGTGCAGGCGCTGCTGAACGTGGGCAGCCCGGTGCTGCTGTTGGCGTTGATGGCGCTGCAGTCGGTGGCGTTCGCGATCACCTCGCCGGCCCGCAGCGCCATGCTGCCCCGGCTCGTGCCGGACGACCTGGTGCCGGCGGCCAGCACCCTCAACTACACGACCTTCACCGCGGCCTCGGTCGCCGGCCCGCTCGTCGCCGGCCTGATCCTCTCCGCCTCGCCGGACACGACGGTCGTCCTGCCCATCGCGTACGGCGTGGACGCGGTGCTGTTCACCGCGATGCTCTGGGCGGCGCTGCGTCTGCCCGCGCTGCCGCCCGAGCCGACCGCGGACGGTCAGGTCCGCCGTGCCGGCCTGGCCAGCGTGGTCGACGGGTTCCGCTACCTGGCCACCACACCCGTACTCCTGCTGTCCTTCGGGGTGGATCTGATCGCGATGATCCTCGCCATGCCGCGGGCGCTCTTCCCGGAGATCGCGCACGAGCGGTTCGGCGGCGGCGGGGCGGTCGGCCTGCTCTACAGCGCCATCGCGATCGGCTCGATGATCGGTGGGCTGACCTCCGGCTGGATCGGCCGGCTCCGCCGGCAGGGGCTCGGCCTGGTGCTCGCGGTCGTCGCCTGGGGAGTCGCGATCGCCGCGGCGGGGTTGGCCCACCAGCTTTGGCTGATGGTCCTGCTGCTCGCCGTGGCCGGCGCCGCCGACCTGGTGAGCGCGGTGCTGCGCCAGTCGATGATGCTGGTCTACGCGCCGGACCGGATGCGCGGCCGGCTCCAGGGCGTCAACACGGTCGTCGTGGCGGGTGGCCCGCGTCTGGGTGACCTGCGGGCCGGCACCATGGCCGCCGGGTTCGGTGGCGGGGTGGCCTGGGTGGCCGGTGGGCTCGCCTCGGCGGTCCTCGTGGTGGTGCTCGCGGTCGCGTTCCCAGCACTGCTGCGCTACCGGGCGGCGACGGCGTCGAGCGGCGACCGGACGTGA
- a CDS encoding aldose 1-epimerase family protein: MESPDQRPFSGAQWTISAAGHEAVIVEVGGGLRTYRHDGVDLVDGYQTDEVCPGCTGQVLAPWPNRIRDGRYSFGERTHQLPLTEPERHVAIHGLVNWVPWRLLEQSEDAVTVGYDLPPQPGYPWPLRLVSRWSVGADGLRAEHEVTNTGGEVAPFGFSVHPYLQLPGVAVDDLVMRLPARTRLLVDGRLLPVGATPVAGTEYDWTSPRRIGAAELDLCFGQVIRDADGGSSVSLSAPDGSAGVSIWADAEFGWWQVFTGDALTGERHRRSVAIEPMTCPPDAFRSGKDVLTLKPGTTWRGAWGIRPGA, encoded by the coding sequence ATGGAAAGCCCCGATCAGCGCCCGTTCTCCGGCGCCCAGTGGACCATCTCCGCCGCCGGCCACGAGGCCGTCATCGTGGAGGTGGGCGGTGGGCTCCGGACGTACCGGCACGACGGTGTCGACCTGGTCGACGGTTACCAGACCGACGAGGTCTGCCCCGGCTGCACCGGGCAGGTGCTGGCACCCTGGCCGAACCGGATCCGCGACGGCCGCTACTCGTTCGGGGAGCGGACGCACCAGCTCCCGCTGACCGAGCCGGAGCGGCACGTGGCCATCCACGGGCTGGTCAACTGGGTGCCGTGGCGTCTGTTGGAGCAGTCGGAGGACGCGGTGACGGTCGGCTACGACCTCCCGCCGCAGCCCGGCTACCCGTGGCCGCTGCGGTTGGTCAGCCGGTGGAGCGTCGGTGCGGACGGGCTGCGCGCCGAGCACGAGGTGACCAACACCGGCGGGGAGGTCGCGCCGTTCGGCTTCTCCGTGCACCCGTACCTGCAACTGCCGGGCGTCGCGGTCGACGACCTGGTCATGCGGCTGCCGGCCCGTACCCGGCTGTTGGTGGACGGCCGGCTGCTGCCGGTCGGCGCGACCCCGGTGGCCGGCACCGAGTACGACTGGACCAGCCCGCGCCGGATCGGTGCCGCCGAGCTGGACCTCTGCTTCGGTCAGGTGATCCGCGACGCCGACGGCGGCTCGTCGGTGAGCCTGTCCGCGCCGGACGGTTCGGCGGGGGTGAGCATCTGGGCGGACGCCGAGTTCGGCTGGTGGCAGGTGTTCACCGGGGATGCGCTCACCGGTGAGCGGCACCGCCGTTCGGTGGCGATCGAGCCGATGACCTGCCCACCGGACGCGTTCCGCTCCGGCAAGGACGTGCTCACGCTCAAGCCCGGCACGACCTGGCGGGGTGCCTGGGGCATCCGGCCCGGAGCCTGA
- a CDS encoding nitroreductase family protein, with translation MEFAEVVRRRRMVRNYDPDRPVPPDVVDRLLEHAVHAPSAGFAQGWGFLVLEEPADRERFWAATTPDGGGRERWLAGMRRAPLIVVPHANESAYLQRYAEPDKGWTDRSTDRWPVPYWHVDTGFAALLMLLTAVDEGLGACFFGIAPQRLASYRDAFGVPAEYQPIGAVTIGYRAPDHRSPSLRRGRRGVDEVVRRGRWS, from the coding sequence ATGGAGTTCGCCGAGGTCGTCCGGCGTCGGCGGATGGTCCGCAACTACGACCCGGACCGCCCGGTCCCGCCCGACGTGGTGGACCGGCTGCTCGAGCACGCCGTCCACGCGCCGTCGGCCGGGTTCGCCCAGGGCTGGGGTTTCCTGGTGCTGGAGGAGCCGGCCGACCGGGAGCGGTTCTGGGCGGCCACCACACCCGATGGCGGTGGTCGCGAGCGTTGGCTGGCGGGGATGCGCCGGGCACCCCTGATCGTGGTGCCGCACGCGAACGAGTCGGCCTACCTGCAGCGCTACGCGGAGCCGGACAAGGGTTGGACGGACCGGTCGACCGACCGGTGGCCGGTGCCGTACTGGCACGTGGACACCGGATTCGCGGCGTTGCTGATGCTGCTCACCGCCGTGGACGAGGGGCTGGGGGCGTGCTTCTTCGGCATCGCGCCGCAGCGGCTCGCCTCCTACCGGGACGCGTTCGGCGTGCCGGCGGAGTACCAACCCATCGGAGCCGTCACAATCGGTTACCGGGCACCCGACCATCGGTCACCGTCGCTGCGCCGTGGGCGCCGCGGAGTGGACGAGGTGGTGCGGCGCGGCCGGTGGAGCTGA
- a CDS encoding type II toxin-antitoxin system VapB family antitoxin, whose product MIFRAVRDGRPYPEHNLTLKQWAEIPPRPLRLDQMITTKRELALDKLLAEDSTFYGDLFPHVVQWNGGLYLEDGLHRALRAALQQRNQIHARVLVLSEPIE is encoded by the coding sequence GTGATCTTCAGAGCGGTCCGGGACGGGCGTCCCTACCCGGAGCACAACCTGACCCTGAAGCAGTGGGCGGAGATCCCGCCCCGTCCGCTGCGCCTGGACCAGATGATCACCACCAAGCGCGAGTTGGCGCTCGACAAACTCCTCGCCGAGGACTCCACCTTCTACGGTGACCTCTTCCCGCACGTCGTGCAGTGGAACGGCGGGCTCTACCTGGAGGACGGGCTGCACCGGGCGTTGCGGGCCGCTCTCCAGCAGCGCAACCAGATCCACGCGCGGGTGCTGGTGCTCTCCGAGCCGATCGAGTGA